A single Flavobacterium sp. 1 DNA region contains:
- a CDS encoding nitric oxide reductase activation protein NorD, giving the protein MGFEIDEYLVGKFFKHLKNRKRTNPEVEARTVTLAGIKPRLTIMARALTGNPIEIFPAEREGGYKNNNFFLPISFAEFSTLEENLTFYHFRILYLSVQQRLNYNWTAKEAEPELSLSQQKALETSKEILSVLFEEFSIDRQFLASAKNHFAQKSDAKNVPDFSWLFGKWMKNEVIIESENELQNFSDKTKKTNEMQPLTTLKAKAVEEVITVELDKKQQEDYVMLHNFEKVETAEEFNGNWRDFDGSDELEDHQDALEELNMKYTVRVDDTSHSVYQADFMENTTISESASVDDKGFHHSYDEWDFSKNCYKENFCKVYPKSQLKIDSDYYKKTILKNSSTLMGLRKMLTNVNNKMQQQKRQTQGDEFDIDAITDLYVDVHSRRTPSDKIYISNRKKEKDLSILILLDISLSSDGYAAGNRVIDVEKEVSILFGEILNEFNIDFSIDSFYSKTRNYSTYLTIKDFDESWNIAKHKVGAVEPSGYTRIGAALRHAGVRLDKRSTKNKWVILISDGKPNDYDKYEGKYGVNDVKQALRELNSKNINSYALAIEAEAKYYLPQMFGQNHYQILTTPVELLQSLVKLYEKIKHQK; this is encoded by the coding sequence ATGGGTTTCGAGATAGATGAATATTTAGTTGGGAAATTTTTCAAACATTTAAAAAACAGAAAAAGAACGAACCCCGAAGTGGAAGCGAGAACGGTTACACTTGCCGGGATAAAACCCCGCTTGACTATTATGGCGCGCGCTTTGACAGGAAATCCAATCGAAATATTTCCTGCCGAAAGAGAAGGAGGATACAAAAACAATAATTTTTTCCTTCCGATTTCGTTTGCCGAATTCTCTACGCTGGAAGAGAATCTTACTTTTTATCATTTTAGGATTTTGTATCTAAGCGTACAACAGCGATTGAATTACAATTGGACAGCTAAAGAGGCTGAGCCGGAATTATCCCTTTCACAGCAAAAAGCATTGGAAACCTCCAAAGAAATTCTTTCGGTTTTGTTTGAAGAATTTTCAATCGATAGACAGTTTTTAGCATCTGCCAAAAATCATTTTGCCCAAAAATCAGATGCTAAAAACGTGCCTGATTTTTCTTGGCTGTTTGGCAAATGGATGAAAAACGAAGTGATAATCGAAAGTGAAAATGAACTTCAAAATTTTTCAGATAAGACGAAAAAGACTAATGAGATGCAGCCTTTAACCACGCTTAAGGCGAAAGCGGTTGAGGAAGTTATTACAGTGGAACTCGATAAAAAACAGCAGGAGGATTATGTGATGCTGCATAATTTTGAAAAGGTAGAAACCGCCGAAGAATTCAACGGAAATTGGCGTGATTTTGATGGTTCGGATGAACTCGAAGATCATCAGGATGCGTTGGAAGAACTGAATATGAAATACACCGTTCGCGTTGATGACACTTCACATTCCGTATATCAAGCGGATTTTATGGAAAACACCACGATTTCCGAAAGTGCGTCTGTTGATGACAAAGGTTTTCATCACAGTTATGATGAATGGGATTTTAGTAAAAACTGTTACAAAGAAAATTTTTGCAAAGTATATCCAAAGTCACAGTTAAAAATTGATAGCGATTATTACAAAAAAACGATACTAAAGAATTCTTCCACTTTGATGGGCTTGCGCAAAATGCTGACGAATGTCAATAATAAAATGCAACAGCAAAAAAGACAAACACAAGGAGACGAATTTGATATTGACGCCATCACCGATTTGTATGTCGATGTGCATTCCCGAAGAACGCCTTCGGATAAAATTTATATTTCGAATCGAAAAAAGGAAAAGGATTTGTCGATTCTGATTCTGCTTGACATCAGTCTTTCGAGTGATGGTTACGCTGCCGGAAATAGAGTGATCGATGTGGAGAAAGAGGTTTCGATTTTGTTTGGTGAAATCTTAAACGAATTCAATATTGATTTTTCTATTGACAGCTTTTATTCCAAAACCAGAAATTACTCAACTTACCTGACCATCAAAGATTTTGACGAAAGCTGGAATATTGCCAAACACAAAGTGGGAGCAGTAGAACCAAGCGGCTACACCCGAATAGGCGCAGCATTGCGGCACGCAGGAGTTCGTCTCGACAAACGAAGCACGAAAAACAAATGGGTAATCCTGATTTCTGACGGAAAGCCCAATGATTACGATAAATACGAAGGAAAATATGGAGTCAATGACGTGAAGCAAGCTCTTCGCGAACTCAATTCAAAAAATATTAACTCGTACGCATTGGCCATTGAAGCCGAAGCTAAATATTATCTGCCACAAATGTTTGGGCAAAACCACTATCAGATTTTGACGACTCCCGTTGAGCTAC
- a CDS encoding CbbQ/NirQ/NorQ/GpvN family protein has protein sequence MLVDTLIPAPYYHTVGKEAEVFEHSYKNKIPFLLKGPTGTGKSRFVEYMAHQLDKKLITISCHEETSSTDLIGRFIIKGAETVWLDGPLTTAVKEGAIIYLDEVAEARPDVIVAIHSLTDHRRVLFIDKLGETIKAHDDFMLVASFNPGYQRGFKELKPSTRQRFIAVSFDYPEPKIETEILVNETNIDSDTAKKLVAIGNKIRNLTELGLTETVSTRLLVDAAKIIHSGLPKRLAVHVAVVEPLTDDLQTLEALKDLCNLMI, from the coding sequence ATGTTAGTAGATACTTTAATACCCGCACCATATTACCACACTGTCGGCAAAGAAGCCGAAGTCTTTGAACATTCCTATAAAAACAAAATTCCTTTTTTGCTAAAAGGCCCTACCGGAACTGGAAAGTCCCGTTTTGTTGAGTATATGGCTCATCAATTGGATAAAAAACTCATAACCATCAGCTGTCACGAAGAAACTTCCTCAACCGATTTGATTGGCAGATTTATCATCAAAGGTGCAGAGACGGTTTGGCTGGACGGTCCTTTGACCACTGCCGTAAAAGAAGGTGCGATTATCTACTTGGATGAGGTTGCTGAAGCCCGACCCGATGTGATTGTGGCAATCCACTCCCTGACAGATCACCGGCGCGTACTGTTTATAGACAAATTGGGAGAAACAATTAAAGCACACGATGATTTTATGCTGGTAGCCTCTTTTAATCCCGGGTATCAAAGAGGATTTAAAGAACTGAAACCTTCCACTCGTCAACGGTTTATTGCCGTTTCGTTTGATTATCCTGAGCCAAAAATTGAAACTGAAATTTTGGTCAATGAAACCAATATTGACAGCGATACAGCCAAAAAACTAGTTGCCATCGGTAACAAAATTAGAAATTTAACCGAATTAGGATTGACCGAAACGGTTTCGACAAGACTTCTCGTTGACGCAGCAAAAATTATCCACAGCGGATTGCCAAAACGTTTGGCTGTTCACGTTGCCGTCGTAGAACCATTGACAGATGATCTGCAGACATTGGAAGCATTGAAAGATTTGTGCAATTTGATGATATAA
- a CDS encoding cbb3-type cytochrome c oxidase subunit I, with protein MKYKSQKVAYWFFALCMLLFSLQIVYGFIMGFDRIGIQGLHDVIPFNVARAVHTNLLVVWLLTGFMGAAYYIIPEEAQRELISVKWAYVQLISLAVVGVVAIVGFHLNHWEGRKFLEIPRELDFLVVINVLLFLGLILGTLFKGKRRTTTALVLSMGLLFAALLYLPGMIWFDSQVMDSFFRWWVVHLWVEGVWELIMGGILSYLLIKLTGVDREVIEKWLYVIVGLTFLSGVLGTGHHYYYIGVNKIWLIVGGIFSALEPLAFLAMALFAVNMYRKGEKSHPNKIALFWTIGSSIVSFVGAGLLGFAHTLPQTNLYTHGTLVTAMHGHYAFWGAYAMIVLAIISYALPNLTGRKRYQSATGMAAFWLSNIGMLGMTVAFGVAGVVQVYLERKMKMEFMVVQNEISIHFVVLLICATMFATGIGLFIFDFFKYGRPTDEALEIK; from the coding sequence ATGAAATATAAATCACAAAAAGTAGCCTACTGGTTTTTTGCACTGTGTATGCTGCTGTTCTCACTGCAGATTGTCTATGGTTTTATCATGGGCTTTGACCGAATAGGAATACAGGGCTTGCACGACGTTATTCCGTTTAATGTTGCCCGAGCGGTACATACCAATTTATTGGTTGTCTGGTTATTGACCGGATTTATGGGAGCAGCTTATTACATCATTCCCGAAGAAGCACAACGCGAACTGATAAGCGTAAAATGGGCTTATGTACAATTAATTTCACTTGCTGTAGTTGGTGTAGTGGCTATCGTCGGTTTTCACCTGAACCATTGGGAAGGAAGAAAGTTTCTTGAGATTCCGAGAGAATTGGATTTTCTGGTAGTTATTAATGTATTGCTTTTTTTAGGATTGATTTTAGGAACGCTTTTCAAAGGAAAACGAAGAACTACAACCGCATTGGTATTGTCAATGGGATTATTGTTTGCCGCCTTATTGTATCTGCCGGGAATGATTTGGTTTGACAGCCAGGTAATGGATTCATTCTTCCGTTGGTGGGTAGTTCACTTGTGGGTTGAAGGTGTTTGGGAATTAATTATGGGAGGTATTCTTTCGTATTTATTAATCAAATTGACTGGTGTCGACAGAGAAGTGATCGAAAAATGGCTGTATGTAATTGTTGGACTAACATTCCTTTCGGGAGTTTTGGGAACAGGACACCACTATTATTACATAGGAGTAAACAAAATTTGGTTAATCGTAGGTGGTATTTTCTCTGCTTTGGAACCTTTAGCTTTCTTGGCAATGGCTTTGTTTGCAGTGAACATGTACCGCAAAGGCGAAAAAAGCCATCCTAATAAAATCGCTTTATTCTGGACAATCGGTTCTTCTATAGTGTCATTCGTTGGAGCTGGATTACTAGGTTTTGCACACACTTTACCACAAACTAATCTTTATACCCACGGAACTTTGGTTACGGCTATGCACGGACACTATGCATTCTGGGGTGCTTATGCGATGATTGTTTTGGCAATAATAAGTTACGCATTACCGAATTTAACAGGACGAAAAAGATACCAAAGCGCCACAGGAATGGCTGCTTTCTGGCTATCGAATATTGGAATGTTGGGAATGACTGTTGCCTTTGGAGTTGCGGGAGTCGTGCAGGTGTATTTGGAACGAAAAATGAAAATGGAATTTATGGTCGTGCAAAACGAAATCAGCATTCACTTTGTAGTATTACTGATTTGCGCCACGATGTTCGCCACAGGAATAGGTCTGTTTATATTTGATTTCTTTAAATATGGCCGTCCAACGGATGAAGCTTTGGAAATAAAATAA
- a CDS encoding cytochrome c, which translates to MLSKSQARAFFLGGTLVTFLIFIGLTIYSFMPRNDQTNYKAIDKQVVRGKEIWEHNNCMGCHTILGEGGYYAPELTKVIDRRGEGYVKAVLMSPIPWAPNGRKMVVYNMSEKDADAVVAYFKWIGKIDLNGFDRIVSPLAKEK; encoded by the coding sequence ATGCTTTCAAAATCACAAGCACGAGCATTTTTTCTGGGAGGAACATTGGTCACCTTTTTAATCTTTATAGGATTGACTATTTATTCGTTCATGCCCAGAAATGATCAAACCAACTACAAGGCTATTGACAAACAGGTAGTGAGAGGAAAAGAAATTTGGGAACACAACAACTGCATGGGTTGTCATACCATTTTGGGAGAAGGAGGCTATTATGCTCCGGAATTGACCAAAGTTATCGACCGCAGAGGAGAAGGCTATGTCAAGGCTGTATTGATGTCACCAATACCTTGGGCACCAAATGGACGAAAAATGGTTGTCTATAATATGAGTGAAAAAGATGCTGATGCAGTGGTGGCCTACTTCAAATGGATCGGAAAAATCGATCTGAACGGGTTTGACCGCATCGTTTCGCCTTTAGCTAAAGAAAAATAA
- the ric gene encoding iron-sulfur cluster repair di-iron protein has product METLERITIGEYVAKDFRTAALFSKYGIDFCCNGNRSIEEACEKKAVNPDDLLKEIETVLSSKSDSGIDYNAWPIDLLADYIEKTHHRYVSEKTPVLLQFLDKLSRVHGANHPELLEINELFKGCAGELAQHMKKEELILFPFIKKMVHAAISDQLIEQPHFGTVENPIAMMMHEHDAEGERFRKIATLSNNYTPPSDACNTYKVTFAMLQEFEEDLHKHIHLENNILFPKAAKLEKEFSAQS; this is encoded by the coding sequence ATGGAAACTTTAGAGAGAATTACAATAGGTGAATACGTAGCAAAAGACTTTAGAACAGCAGCTTTATTTTCAAAATACGGCATCGATTTTTGCTGCAACGGCAATAGAAGCATTGAAGAAGCATGCGAGAAAAAAGCAGTAAATCCTGATGATTTATTAAAAGAAATCGAGACAGTTTTATCTTCAAAAAGTGATTCCGGAATTGATTACAATGCTTGGCCAATTGATTTATTAGCCGATTATATTGAGAAAACACATCACCGTTATGTTTCCGAAAAAACACCTGTTCTACTTCAATTTTTAGATAAGTTAAGCCGAGTACACGGAGCTAATCATCCAGAGTTATTAGAAATAAATGAACTCTTTAAAGGATGCGCGGGAGAATTAGCGCAACACATGAAAAAAGAAGAGCTGATTTTGTTTCCTTTTATCAAAAAAATGGTTCATGCTGCTATTTCAGATCAATTGATTGAACAGCCTCATTTTGGAACAGTAGAAAATCCAATTGCAATGATGATGCACGAACACGATGCCGAAGGAGAACGTTTCAGAAAAATAGCCACATTAAGCAACAATTATACACCTCCTTCAGATGCATGCAATACTTATAAAGTAACATTTGCAATGCTGCAGGAATTTGAAGAGGATTTACACAAACACATCCATTTGGAAAATAATATTTTATTCCCAAAAGCAGCTAAACTCGAAAAAGAATTTTCGGCACAATCATAA
- a CDS encoding ribonucleoside triphosphate reductase produces MGNYVIKRNGKYKPFESYKIKDAIEKSFKSVSAVVDESVFENIIIQLENEEVWSVEEIQDMIEKKLYEKHYFDVMRSFMLFRHTRKLQREHVQGLNDDTTYVDSSQTIEEYIEQTDWRINANANTSYSNAGLVNNVAGKIIANYWLDKVYTKEEGYAHRNGDIHIHDLDCLTGYCAGWSLRVLLNEGFNGVRGRVESKPPSHFREALGQMANFLGILQSEWAGAQAFSSFDTYLAPYVFKDNLGFDDVLKAVRGFVYNLNVPARWGQSPFTNITLDWIVPDDLKTQIPTKNDHHIFEDTITSDLLIRAKKRGVSKIIDLRYEHFQKEMNLINKAYYTVMTEGDANGQPFTFPIPTVNITEAFDWDGENTDLLFENTAKIGSSYFQNFIGSQYVLDENGNQVENENAYKPNAVRSMCCRLQLDLRELLKRGNGLFGSAEMTGSIGVVTINMARLGYLNKGNKDTLYKQLDELLYIAKSTLEKKRVFIQEMYDRGLYPYTKRYLEHFRNHFSTIGVNGMNEMIENFTNEDDNVTSETGIEFASGILDHIRNRMREFQEETGNLYNLEATPAEGTTYRFAKEDKKRFDDIIQAGQEENIYYTNSSQIPVDFTQDPFEALMLQDQLQCKYTGGTVLHLYMSEKISSPEACKQFVKKVITNFRLPYITVTPVFSVCPVHGYLNGEHEYCPKCDEIIIEEKAKFIEI; encoded by the coding sequence ATGGGGAACTATGTAATAAAGAGAAATGGTAAATACAAGCCATTTGAAAGTTATAAAATAAAAGATGCAATTGAAAAAAGTTTCAAAAGCGTCTCAGCAGTTGTTGATGAAAGTGTTTTTGAAAACATTATCATTCAGCTCGAAAATGAAGAAGTATGGTCTGTTGAGGAAATTCAGGACATGATTGAAAAAAAGCTATATGAAAAACATTACTTCGATGTGATGCGTTCTTTCATGCTATTTCGACACACGAGAAAGCTGCAGCGTGAACATGTTCAGGGATTAAATGATGACACAACTTATGTCGACAGTTCTCAGACAATAGAAGAATACATTGAACAGACAGATTGGCGCATCAATGCCAATGCCAATACTTCCTATTCGAATGCCGGATTGGTCAATAATGTAGCGGGAAAAATTATAGCCAATTATTGGCTGGATAAAGTCTATACCAAAGAAGAAGGTTATGCACACCGCAACGGTGACATTCACATTCACGATTTGGATTGCCTTACGGGTTATTGTGCGGGTTGGAGTCTTCGTGTATTACTTAACGAAGGTTTCAACGGTGTGAGAGGTCGTGTAGAAAGCAAACCGCCATCTCATTTCAGGGAAGCATTGGGTCAAATGGCTAATTTCCTTGGGATTTTGCAGAGCGAATGGGCTGGAGCTCAAGCATTCAGTTCGTTTGACACCTATTTGGCTCCTTATGTTTTTAAAGATAATTTGGGGTTTGACGATGTTTTAAAAGCCGTCAGAGGATTTGTTTACAACCTCAATGTTCCCGCGCGCTGGGGACAATCGCCATTTACCAACATCACTTTGGACTGGATCGTTCCCGATGATTTAAAAACACAGATTCCGACCAAAAATGACCATCATATTTTTGAAGACACTATCACATCCGACTTATTAATCAGAGCCAAAAAGAGAGGCGTATCAAAAATTATCGACTTGCGATATGAGCATTTTCAAAAGGAAATGAACCTCATCAACAAAGCGTATTATACTGTAATGACCGAAGGCGATGCCAATGGACAGCCATTTACCTTCCCTATCCCAACAGTAAACATTACGGAAGCTTTTGACTGGGATGGTGAAAATACCGATTTGCTTTTTGAAAATACAGCCAAAATTGGTTCTTCCTATTTCCAGAATTTCATTGGAAGCCAATATGTTTTGGATGAAAACGGCAATCAGGTTGAGAATGAAAATGCCTATAAACCCAACGCCGTACGCAGTATGTGCTGTCGTCTGCAATTGGATTTACGTGAATTGTTGAAACGTGGAAATGGGCTTTTCGGAAGTGCCGAAATGACAGGAAGTATTGGTGTCGTGACCATCAACATGGCACGTTTGGGTTATTTAAACAAAGGAAACAAAGACACATTATACAAACAGCTAGATGAGCTTTTGTACATAGCCAAATCGACTTTGGAGAAAAAAAGAGTCTTTATACAAGAAATGTATGACCGAGGATTATATCCGTACACCAAACGCTATTTAGAGCATTTCAGAAATCACTTTTCAACTATTGGAGTGAACGGTATGAATGAAATGATTGAAAATTTCACCAATGAAGATGACAATGTAACCTCCGAAACAGGTATTGAATTTGCCTCTGGAATCCTAGATCATATCCGCAACAGAATGAGGGAATTCCAAGAAGAAACTGGAAATCTCTACAACCTTGAAGCCACTCCTGCCGAAGGAACGACTTATCGGTTTGCCAAAGAAGACAAAAAACGTTTTGACGATATTATTCAGGCGGGACAGGAAGAAAACATTTATTACACGAACAGCTCTCAAATCCCCGTGGATTTTACACAAGATCCATTTGAAGCTTTAATGCTGCAGGATCAATTACAGTGCAAATACACTGGAGGAACAGTTTTACACTTATACATGAGTGAAAAAATAAGTTCGCCTGAAGCCTGTAAACAATTTGTAAAAAAAGTAATTACAAATTTTAGATTGCCATATATTACTGTAACGCCAGTGTTTAGCGTGTGTCCAGTACACGGCTATTTGAACGGAGAACATGAATATTGCCCGAAATGTGATGAAATCATAATTGAAGAAAAAGCTAAATTTATTGAAATATAA
- the nrdD gene encoding anaerobic ribonucleoside-triphosphate reductase gives MKLTTNQILEQNQELRTKCLVYTRVMGYHRPVESFNIGKKGEHKQRTHFTEGKCC, from the coding sequence ATGAAACTAACAACAAACCAGATTCTAGAACAAAATCAAGAATTGCGCACCAAATGTTTGGTGTACACACGAGTAATGGGCTACCACAGACCCGTAGAAAGCTTTAACATAGGAAAAAAAGGTGAACACAAACAACGAACTCATTTTACCGAAGGAAAGTGCTGTTAG
- a CDS encoding anaerobic ribonucleoside-triphosphate reductase activating protein produces MNTNNELILPKESAVRPIYSLTPFTLLDYPHKSACILWFAGCNMRCLYCYNPEIVFGKGIISFENALQFLKGRKQLLDAVVFSGGECLLHKKSISFIDEVKNMGFLIKIDTNGSQPAVLKELITKKLIDYVALDFKAMPAKFEKITQSKLFIPFEKSLLLLLQSSISFEVRTTVHSELLNKNDIQQMISYLENIGYIGNYYIQHFVNGAPTIEKLGHSFKELESENLSTDKIKIHFRG; encoded by the coding sequence GTGAACACAAACAACGAACTCATTTTACCGAAGGAAAGTGCTGTTAGGCCTATTTACAGTTTAACACCTTTCACTTTATTAGATTACCCGCATAAATCAGCTTGCATCCTTTGGTTTGCAGGCTGTAATATGAGGTGTCTGTATTGTTATAATCCCGAAATAGTTTTTGGAAAAGGAATTATTTCTTTTGAAAATGCGCTTCAGTTTCTGAAAGGCAGAAAACAATTACTGGATGCTGTCGTTTTTAGCGGTGGTGAATGTTTACTGCATAAAAAAAGTATTTCGTTTATAGACGAAGTCAAAAATATGGGGTTTTTAATCAAAATTGACACCAATGGTTCACAACCCGCTGTACTGAAAGAACTCATCACTAAAAAACTTATCGATTATGTGGCGCTTGATTTTAAGGCAATGCCAGCTAAATTCGAAAAGATAACGCAGTCGAAACTTTTTATTCCCTTCGAAAAGTCCTTACTTTTATTGCTTCAAAGCAGCATTTCTTTTGAAGTCCGTACAACGGTGCATTCCGAATTATTAAATAAAAATGATATTCAGCAGATGATTTCCTATTTGGAAAACATAGGTTATATTGGAAATTATTATATTCAGCATTTTGTAAACGGTGCGCCAACAATAGAAAAACTAGGACATTCGTTCAAGGAATTGGAAAGCGAAAATCTTTCAACAGATAAAATTAAAATACATTTTAGAGGATAA
- a CDS encoding CopD family protein produces the protein MSHHLLLIIHLLSASIWVGGHLFLVLGHLPQALREKNQNIILNYERKYEPVGMTALVLLVVTGIMMAYKYGVSIEYWFHFETPIEKVVSTKLLLLLLTVLFALSAQFRVLPKLKNNPDKLPEMTFHIVSVTFIGVLMLIFGSFVRFGGF, from the coding sequence ATGAGCCATCATTTATTGTTAATTATCCATCTTTTGAGTGCATCCATTTGGGTTGGAGGTCATTTATTTCTCGTCTTAGGTCATTTGCCTCAAGCCCTCAGGGAGAAAAATCAAAATATAATCCTCAACTATGAACGGAAGTATGAGCCAGTGGGAATGACAGCATTAGTTTTGCTGGTAGTCACAGGAATTATGATGGCTTATAAATATGGCGTAAGCATTGAATATTGGTTTCATTTTGAGACTCCAATCGAAAAAGTAGTTTCAACAAAATTACTTTTGCTTTTACTGACCGTGCTTTTTGCATTAAGCGCTCAATTCAGAGTATTGCCAAAACTTAAAAATAATCCCGATAAATTGCCCGAAATGACTTTTCATATTGTATCTGTAACCTTCATTGGTGTTTTGATGCTGATATTTGGGTCATTTGTGCGTTTTGGAGGGTTTTGA
- a CDS encoding Rrf2 family transcriptional regulator, whose translation MFSKTCEYGIRATIFIASESYQNKRVGLKDIAKKIDSPEAFTAKILQILSKDNIINSIKGVGGGFEIPRETMKEIKLAQIVNALEGDRVFTGCGLGLTHCSEDHPCPMHEKFKSIRNELAFMLENTNLEELALGIKTGDTFLRY comes from the coding sequence ATGTTTTCCAAAACCTGCGAATACGGCATACGAGCCACGATTTTCATCGCTTCAGAGTCTTATCAAAACAAAAGAGTTGGGCTCAAAGATATTGCCAAAAAAATAGATTCCCCTGAAGCTTTTACGGCCAAAATTCTTCAAATTTTATCAAAAGACAATATTATCAATTCCATAAAAGGAGTTGGTGGCGGTTTCGAAATTCCTCGAGAGACGATGAAAGAAATCAAACTGGCTCAAATAGTGAATGCCCTGGAAGGCGACCGCGTTTTTACCGGCTGCGGCTTGGGGCTTACCCATTGTTCTGAAGACCATCCGTGCCCGATGCATGAAAAATTCAAATCCATTCGAAACGAATTAGCTTTTATGCTCGAAAACACCAATCTGGAGGAATTGGCTCTGGGGATAAAGACAGGAGATACTTTTTTGCGGTACTAA
- the nadA gene encoding quinolinate synthase NadA: protein MKSLKERILELKKEKNAVILAHYYQESDIQDVADYVGDSLGLSQEAMKVDADIILFAGVHFMAETAKILNPTKKVILPDLKAGCSLAESCPPEDFKKFTEAHPDHIVITYVNCSAEVKALTDIVVTSSNAVKIVESIPKDKPIIFAPDKNLGKYVMEQTGREMLLWDGSCVVHEAFSLDKLVALYKQNPDAQIIAHPESETHILKTANYIGSTAGMINYVKTNPSNKFIVATEAGILHKMKQEVPNKILIPAPSNEDNTCACSECGYMKMNTLQKVYDCLLNETPEVNVPDDIREKALIPIERMLELS from the coding sequence ATGAAAAGTCTTAAAGAACGTATATTGGAATTAAAAAAAGAGAAAAATGCCGTAATCTTAGCGCATTATTATCAAGAATCTGATATACAAGATGTGGCAGATTATGTAGGAGACAGCTTGGGATTATCTCAAGAAGCAATGAAAGTAGACGCCGATATTATCCTTTTCGCAGGAGTTCACTTCATGGCCGAAACTGCCAAAATATTAAACCCTACCAAAAAAGTTATTTTGCCGGATTTGAAAGCAGGCTGTTCATTAGCCGAATCATGTCCTCCAGAAGATTTCAAAAAATTTACAGAAGCACATCCTGACCATATCGTAATCACTTATGTAAACTGCTCTGCCGAAGTAAAAGCATTGACAGACATTGTGGTTACTTCCTCGAATGCCGTTAAAATTGTAGAATCTATTCCAAAAGACAAACCTATTATTTTTGCTCCGGATAAAAATCTGGGTAAATATGTAATGGAACAAACGGGCAGAGAAATGTTGCTTTGGGACGGTTCTTGTGTGGTTCACGAAGCTTTTTCATTGGATAAACTGGTGGCTTTGTACAAACAAAATCCAGACGCTCAAATCATTGCGCATCCGGAATCTGAAACACATATTCTGAAAACGGCAAACTACATTGGGTCAACCGCAGGAATGATTAATTATGTAAAAACCAATCCAAGCAACAAATTTATTGTAGCTACCGAAGCGGGAATTTTGCATAAAATGAAACAGGAGGTTCCTAACAAAATATTGATTCCGGCACCATCAAACGAGGATAACACCTGTGCCTGCAGTGAATGCGGCTACATGAAAATGAATACCCTTCAAAAAGTATATGACTGCTTATTGAACGAAACTCCTGAAGTTAATGTCCCGGACGACATTAGAGAAAAAGCTTTAATCCCAATCGAACGCATGCTCGAATTATCATAA